A single genomic interval of Flavihumibacter rivuli harbors:
- a CDS encoding putative sugar nucleotidyl transferase, producing the protein MQCIIFSEEYCQPEKLFPFSLTRRVHNTRIGILTIREKWERLLQLPSFEKWEGDYKDDSRTIRIEPGIEAGHYLLIHSNILPNPELVAVVKTLAPGEFLTHDNYGPIALHFTENEVHGLHQIRVKSTRQYSGAILTIRYPWDIFQLNDQAIRQDFELLRAGRTSAPIPASNQVIGEGDIFLEEGANVECSIINASNGPVYLGSNTLVMEGSLIRGPFALCEGAVVKMGTRIYGATTIGPHCIAGGEIKNSVMMGYSNKAHDGYLGDAVIGEWCNLGAGTSASNIKNNAGKVTVYNPSSEGNKAEVGIKCGLLMGDYSRCAINTSFNTGSVVGVCSSVFGDGLLPKYIPNFSWGAEGIRKYDFERAQRDIRNWKSLKQMDMTQKEEQILKFIFDNY; encoded by the coding sequence ATGCAATGCATCATCTTTTCCGAAGAATATTGCCAGCCTGAAAAACTATTTCCTTTTTCCCTTACAAGGAGGGTACACAATACCAGGATTGGCATCCTGACCATCCGCGAAAAATGGGAGCGGCTCCTGCAACTTCCATCCTTTGAGAAATGGGAAGGGGACTATAAAGATGATAGCCGTACCATTCGCATTGAACCCGGTATTGAGGCCGGTCATTACCTGCTCATCCACAGCAATATCCTTCCCAATCCAGAACTGGTGGCCGTGGTAAAGACACTGGCCCCTGGCGAATTCCTGACCCATGACAACTATGGCCCAATAGCCTTGCACTTTACGGAAAATGAAGTGCATGGATTACATCAGATCAGGGTAAAATCGACCCGTCAATATAGCGGCGCGATCCTCACCATCAGGTATCCCTGGGATATCTTCCAGTTAAATGACCAGGCCATCAGGCAGGACTTTGAACTCCTTCGTGCAGGCAGGACATCAGCACCCATCCCGGCTTCCAACCAGGTCATTGGGGAAGGGGACATTTTCCTTGAAGAAGGGGCAAACGTAGAATGTTCGATCATCAATGCAAGTAACGGTCCGGTTTATTTGGGCAGCAATACATTGGTAATGGAAGGCTCCCTTATCCGGGGTCCATTTGCCCTGTGTGAAGGTGCGGTGGTAAAGATGGGAACCAGGATATATGGGGCAACCACCATTGGCCCCCATTGCATAGCAGGCGGGGAGATCAAGAACAGTGTTATGATGGGCTATTCCAACAAGGCACATGACGGTTATCTTGGGGATGCGGTGATAGGGGAGTGGTGCAATCTTGGAGCCGGTACCTCCGCCTCCAATATCAAGAACAATGCAGGGAAAGTAACTGTGTACAACCCCTCATCAGAGGGTAACAAAGCCGAAGTTGGCATCAAATGTGGTTTATTGATGGGGGATTACAGCCGATGTGCCATCAACACCTCTTTCAATACAGGTTCAGTGGTAGGGGTATGCAGCAGTGTATTTGGTGATGGGCTCCTGCCCAAATACATCCCGAATTTTTCATGGGGGGCCGAGGGCATCCGTAAATATGATTTTGAAAGGGCCCAAAGGGATATCAGGAACTGGAAATCCCTTAAGCAAATGGACATGACACAAAAGGAAGAGCAAATACTGAAATTTATATTTGACAACTATTAA
- a CDS encoding type B 50S ribosomal protein L31 → MKQGIHPQSYRFVVFKDMSNAHSFLSKSTAATKETIVWEDGNEYPLIKLEISNTSHPFFTGKNVMLDTAGRIDKFRKKYAKK, encoded by the coding sequence ATGAAGCAAGGTATCCATCCGCAAAGTTATCGTTTCGTTGTGTTCAAGGACATGAGTAATGCTCATTCGTTCCTGAGCAAGTCTACCGCTGCAACCAAGGAAACCATTGTATGGGAAGACGGCAACGAGTATCCCCTGATCAAGCTGGAAATTTCCAACACTTCTCACCCCTTCTTTACAGGTAAGAATGTGATGCTGGATACAGCAGGTCGTATCGACAAGTTCAGGAAGAAGTACGCCAAGAAGTAA
- a CDS encoding YajQ family cyclic di-GMP-binding protein, translating to MPSFDIVSKVDLQTLDNAINTVKKEITNRFDFKDSHVVIDLNKKDFIVTIEVESDMKLNQVIDVVISRSIKQGLDAQIYDFLAKEGYQSGKVWKKEVPVRNGLKQEDAKKIVKLIKDSGLKVQAAIMDDIVRVTGKKIDDLQAVIQASKTWNLGLPLQFVNMKS from the coding sequence ATGCCATCATTCGACATTGTTAGCAAGGTTGACCTGCAAACACTCGACAACGCCATCAATACCGTTAAAAAGGAAATCACCAACCGCTTCGATTTCAAGGACTCCCATGTAGTGATCGATTTAAACAAGAAGGACTTCATAGTAACCATAGAAGTGGAAAGCGATATGAAGCTGAACCAGGTCATTGACGTGGTGATCAGCCGCAGCATCAAGCAGGGACTGGATGCCCAGATCTATGACTTCCTGGCAAAGGAAGGGTACCAGAGTGGTAAGGTCTGGAAAAAGGAAGTTCCCGTTCGCAACGGACTCAAGCAGGAAGATGCCAAGAAGATCGTGAAGCTGATCAAGGATTCGGGACTGAAAGTTCAGGCCGCCATTATGGATGATATTGTAAGGGTAACCGGTAAAAAGATCGATGACCTTCAGGCCGTTATCCAGGCATCCAAGACCTGGAACCTGGGCCTTCCACTTCAATTCGTGAATATGAAGAGCTGA
- a CDS encoding outer membrane beta-barrel protein, translating into MKNFILFILLSFFALPLLAQQSGRLDGQVTDKANQPLEAATISIHRAADKKLVKITTSDKTGKFELENLADGDYSVTVSAVGFKASNNKVTVTGGKSSLPSLAIAMEADDKEMKGVTVTAKKPMVEVKADKTVVNVDAYISNAGASALEVLEKSPGVSVDRDGNISLKGKQGVIIMVDGKQTYLSGQDLANLLRNTPSNQLESVEIMTQPSAKYDAAGNSGIINIRTKKNKQTGFNGTLNLSYIQAKYPKSPNSININYRKNKVNLFAAVNYSYWEGFNDIKINRKFGVKGTEELAAVFDQSTYGHFKNKNLSSKVGMDYSIDKNTTIGFQVNGTYNPRNWNSSGTANIYDGQGQLDSSNVAFSINDDIWKNYGANINFRKLLDTTGREITADIDYLGYESNSKQSSFNYTYYHPGNTLEDSFLLKGHLPSEIRIISAKVDYSQRLGKQGRLEAGLKSSLVKTDNDAKFTNWDAGAKDWVIDSGRSNHFLYDENINAAYVNYSTQWKKWSLQTGLRLEHTHAKGRQLANNESFTRDYVQLFPTAFASYKLNDKNTFNLSYGRRIERPSYQDMNPFQYFLDQYTYRQGNPYLLPQLSQNIELSHNFKGSLNTSINYTVTTDVINDILKQIDSLKVTYQTKENLSKRRNIGLSISYNKPLTKWWSVSLFGNIFNNKFEGEVDGTTLDANMTAFMVNMNNQFKLPKGWGAEMSGFYRSKMQDGGLIISEPMYVVNFGFSKQVMKSKGTIKLNISDPFYIQQFRGYTKFGAIDTQIRSKWDNRRLGLSFTYRFGKTQNNGPAPRRRTGSAQDEQNRVGGGNQQ; encoded by the coding sequence ATGAAAAATTTTATCCTGTTTATTTTACTATCCTTTTTTGCCTTGCCCTTATTGGCACAGCAATCAGGTAGGTTAGATGGCCAGGTCACCGATAAGGCCAACCAGCCACTCGAAGCAGCAACCATCAGTATTCATCGCGCTGCAGACAAGAAACTTGTTAAGATCACCACCTCAGATAAGACAGGAAAATTTGAATTGGAGAACCTTGCCGATGGAGACTATTCCGTTACGGTAAGCGCTGTTGGTTTCAAGGCCAGCAATAATAAAGTAACCGTTACTGGTGGAAAGAGTAGTTTGCCTTCCCTCGCCATAGCCATGGAAGCGGATGATAAGGAAATGAAAGGAGTTACGGTTACTGCCAAAAAACCAATGGTGGAAGTGAAGGCTGATAAAACAGTAGTGAATGTTGATGCCTACATCTCCAATGCTGGTGCCTCTGCCCTTGAAGTGCTTGAGAAATCACCCGGTGTAAGTGTTGACAGGGATGGTAATATCAGCCTGAAGGGTAAGCAGGGGGTGATCATTATGGTAGACGGAAAGCAAACCTATCTTAGTGGCCAGGACCTTGCCAACCTGTTGCGCAATACCCCTTCCAACCAGCTTGAATCGGTGGAGATCATGACCCAGCCTTCTGCCAAATACGATGCAGCCGGCAATAGCGGCATCATTAATATCAGGACCAAGAAGAACAAACAGACTGGATTCAATGGAACCCTGAACCTCAGTTATATCCAGGCAAAATACCCCAAGTCCCCCAATAGCATCAACATCAATTACCGCAAGAACAAGGTCAACCTTTTCGCAGCAGTAAACTATTCCTATTGGGAAGGCTTTAACGACATCAAGATCAACAGGAAATTTGGGGTGAAAGGAACCGAGGAACTGGCCGCAGTATTTGATCAGTCCACCTATGGTCACTTCAAGAACAAGAATCTTTCCAGTAAAGTGGGAATGGATTATTCCATTGATAAGAATACCACCATCGGATTCCAGGTAAACGGCACTTACAACCCCCGTAATTGGAATTCCAGCGGTACAGCAAATATCTACGATGGTCAGGGCCAATTGGATTCCAGCAATGTAGCATTCTCCATCAATGATGACATTTGGAAAAATTATGGCGCCAACATCAATTTCAGGAAACTACTGGATACAACAGGCAGGGAGATAACAGCGGACATCGATTACCTGGGTTATGAATCCAACAGCAAACAATCATCATTTAATTATACGTATTACCATCCCGGCAATACACTTGAAGATTCCTTCCTTTTAAAAGGCCATCTGCCTTCTGAGATCAGGATCATCAGTGCAAAGGTGGATTATTCCCAAAGATTAGGCAAGCAAGGCAGACTGGAGGCAGGTTTGAAGTCCAGCCTCGTCAAGACCGATAACGATGCAAAATTCACCAATTGGGATGCAGGTGCAAAGGATTGGGTAATTGACTCAGGCAGGAGCAACCATTTCCTCTATGATGAGAACATCAATGCGGCCTATGTGAACTATTCTACCCAATGGAAGAAGTGGTCATTGCAAACCGGTCTCCGCCTGGAGCATACCCATGCCAAAGGACGGCAGCTGGCCAATAATGAATCCTTCACCCGCGATTACGTGCAACTGTTCCCAACCGCTTTTGCCAGCTATAAACTGAACGATAAGAATACCTTCAACCTGTCCTATGGCAGGAGGATCGAACGCCCCAGTTACCAGGACATGAACCCCTTCCAGTATTTCCTGGACCAGTATACCTATCGCCAGGGCAATCCTTACCTGTTGCCCCAATTGAGTCAAAATATTGAGTTATCGCACAATTTCAAAGGTTCGCTCAACACCTCTATCAATTATACGGTGACAACGGATGTCATCAATGATATCCTCAAGCAGATCGACAGCCTGAAGGTTACCTACCAGACCAAGGAGAACCTTTCGAAGCGCAGGAATATCGGTTTATCCATCAGCTATAACAAGCCCCTTACCAAATGGTGGAGTGTTTCCCTGTTCGGGAACATCTTCAACAACAAGTTTGAAGGGGAAGTGGATGGTACCACCCTTGATGCGAACATGACCGCCTTCATGGTCAACATGAACAACCAGTTCAAGTTGCCCAAGGGATGGGGAGCCGAAATGAGTGGCTTCTACAGGAGTAAGATGCAGGATGGCGGCCTGATCATTTCTGAGCCCATGTATGTGGTGAACTTTGGATTCTCCAAGCAGGTGATGAAAAGCAAGGGCACCATCAAACTCAATATTTCAGATCCCTTTTATATCCAGCAATTCAGGGGCTACACCAAATTTGGCGCCATTGATACCCAGATCAGGTCAAAATGGGACAACAGGAGGCTCGGCCTGAGCTTTACCTACAGGTTTGGTAAAACACAGAATAATGGACCCGCACCCCGTCGGAGGACCGGCAGTGCTCAGGATGAGCAGAACCGCGTAGGGGGCGGCAATCAACAATAG
- the tpiA gene encoding triose-phosphate isomerase: protein MRKQIAAANWKMNLTYQQGEKLLDDILKAKHQLKDHQQVIFAVPFPYLIMANSVVANEKNFSVAAQNCYHKKSGAYTGEVAAEMLHSIGIRYCVIGHSERREYFSESNQDLADKLNLLLENGITPIFCCGEPLAIREAGTQNSYVEVQLKESLFHLGAEQVKGIIIAYEPIWAIGTGKTASSAQAQEMHAHLRKVLADQYGDAVANEVSILYGGSVKAANAAEIFGQPDVDGGLVGGASLLAEEFSTIIASLK, encoded by the coding sequence ATGAGAAAGCAAATCGCCGCCGCCAACTGGAAAATGAACCTTACTTACCAACAGGGCGAAAAATTATTGGACGATATCCTGAAAGCCAAACATCAATTAAAAGATCACCAGCAAGTGATCTTTGCCGTTCCCTTTCCCTATCTCATCATGGCAAACAGCGTGGTTGCCAATGAAAAGAACTTCTCCGTAGCTGCACAGAATTGTTACCATAAAAAATCCGGCGCATATACCGGTGAGGTTGCTGCAGAAATGCTGCACTCCATTGGCATCCGCTATTGTGTAATTGGGCATAGCGAACGCCGTGAATATTTCTCGGAATCCAACCAGGACCTGGCAGATAAATTGAACCTGCTACTGGAGAATGGCATTACCCCAATATTCTGTTGCGGTGAGCCCCTGGCCATCAGGGAAGCCGGTACACAGAACAGTTATGTGGAAGTTCAACTGAAGGAATCTCTCTTCCACCTGGGCGCTGAACAGGTAAAGGGAATAATAATAGCCTATGAACCCATCTGGGCGATCGGTACAGGTAAAACAGCCAGCTCTGCCCAGGCGCAGGAAATGCATGCCCACCTCAGGAAGGTTTTGGCTGATCAATATGGCGATGCTGTTGCTAATGAAGTAAGCATCCTTTATGGCGGTAGCGTTAAAGCTGCCAACGCAGCCGAGATCTTCGGCCAGCCTGATGTAGACGGGGGATTGGTGGGGGGTGCGTCCCTGTTGGCAGAAGAGTTCTCCACTATAATTGCATCACTCAAATAA